The following are encoded in a window of Phragmites australis chromosome 22, lpPhrAust1.1, whole genome shotgun sequence genomic DNA:
- the LOC133905388 gene encoding uncharacterized protein LOC133905388 — protein sequence MYLRVRELADHPSVIGFSRRQRTIVMSPDQYASHIQAFPEDEQLINKEISHFLTMYMLFGGGVMPGSRRRRRQSANQRGTEATSMNHPDNDEDEDDDDFMPPMPRRSNRNTGESSRNTARGRSRTTSRCHTTDREIGRGTTSEKPQDEDDDDDFMPQRPRPPRLPSPEDTDDPENDDGFARTHFYNFPEPPRRRQPSYPDSFDHRTWNSYANLRRHFPSP from the exons atgtatctgagggtccgcgaactggccgaccatccttctgtgataggtttctctaggaggcaaagaacgatagtaatgtcgccggaccagtatgcatcccatattcag GCTTTCCCGGAAGAcgaacagttgatcaacaaagaaatctcacacttcttgacgatgtatatgctcttcggcgggggtgtgatgcctggttcgcgtagaagacgacgacagtcAGCGAATCAAAGGGGTACAGAGGCGACCTCTATGAATCATCCAGAtaatgacgaggacgaagacgatgacgatttcatgccccccatgcctagacgttcgaacagaaatacaggagaaagttctaggaacactgcaagaggacgttcacgcacaacatcgagatgccatacaactgatagggaaataggacgtggtaccacctcggagaaacctcaagatgaagacgacgacgacgatttcatgccacaacgaccccgccctccgaggcttccatctccggaggacaccgatgaccctgaaaatgatgatggatttgctcgtactcatttttacaacttcccagaaccacctcggagacgacaaccatcttacccggaTAGCTTTGACCATCGCACCTGGAATTCTTAtgctaatttgcgtcgccactttccttcgccctaa